Proteins encoded within one genomic window of Polyangia bacterium:
- a CDS encoding expansin EXLX1 family cellulose-binding protein, translating to MGCRRWIVCALLICGCQPSANDAGDASLSSRGDQPPPIPSPDGSVGAPDVVMVELPDGAAPAIDGVAVIDSHLVPLVDAQAVRDVLPDDSAPVDTNPVADTGPPPVEARPPLPACGGSTTGQIDEWLVGQGNCSYPINELPAYAAAVDDQLYAAGAACGSCLEVSGQQGKVIATVVDRYPVSPGPNGDRISISEAALLKVAPPGTGVAALQWRWVPCPVQSPIMASLKDGSGQYYWEVALRNVVNRVVKVEYVVGTDLNWQSLPLSDYGFFRLESAKGLPSRLRLTDTAGTVLTTGVLQWPNNPVTAPISLDVQFPPTCQP from the coding sequence ATGGGCTGTCGTCGCTGGATTGTTTGTGCGCTCCTGATATGTGGATGTCAGCCGTCGGCCAATGACGCTGGCGATGCATCGCTGTCCAGCCGGGGGGATCAGCCGCCGCCCATCCCGAGCCCCGACGGCAGCGTCGGCGCGCCGGATGTGGTGATGGTCGAGTTGCCTGACGGGGCCGCGCCGGCGATCGACGGAGTGGCGGTGATCGACAGCCACCTGGTGCCGCTGGTCGACGCGCAAGCGGTACGCGACGTCCTGCCGGACGATTCTGCGCCGGTCGACACGAATCCGGTGGCCGACACTGGCCCGCCGCCCGTCGAAGCGAGGCCGCCGCTGCCGGCTTGTGGCGGGTCAACGACTGGACAAATCGACGAGTGGCTGGTCGGCCAGGGCAACTGCAGCTATCCGATCAATGAGCTGCCGGCCTACGCGGCCGCGGTCGACGATCAGCTGTACGCGGCTGGCGCCGCCTGCGGCTCGTGCCTGGAAGTGTCGGGCCAGCAAGGCAAGGTGATCGCCACTGTCGTCGATCGCTATCCGGTCTCGCCGGGCCCGAACGGAGATCGCATCTCGATCAGCGAAGCGGCCTTGCTGAAGGTGGCGCCGCCCGGCACCGGCGTGGCCGCGCTGCAATGGCGGTGGGTGCCGTGTCCAGTGCAAAGCCCGATCATGGCGTCGCTGAAAGACGGCAGCGGCCAGTACTACTGGGAGGTCGCCTTGCGCAATGTCGTCAACCGCGTGGTGAAGGTCGAGTACGTCGTCGGCACCGATCTAAACTGGCAGAGCCTGCCGCTCAGCGACTACGGTTTTTTCCGCCTGGAATCGGCCAAGGGTCTGCCGTCCAGACTGCGCTTGACCGACACCGCCGGGACGGTGCTGACCACGGGCGTTCTGCAGTGGCCGAACAATCCGGTGACGGCGCCGATCTCACTCGACGTGCAATTTCCGCCGACCTGCCAACCGTAA